A genomic segment from Aspergillus puulaauensis MK2 DNA, chromosome 1, nearly complete sequence encodes:
- a CDS encoding uncharacterized protein (COG:M;~EggNog:ENOG410PKKZ;~InterPro:IPR002110,IPR036465,IPR020683,IPR036770;~PFAM:PF12796,PF00023,PF13637,PF13857;~go_function: GO:0005515 - protein binding [Evidence IEA]), with product MSTELPAHSSATDQEAETSAPADAANSSDDMEEAQGEHGIQVDEAGGSDIEAGNGKADEMEYDYIEKVDNGMQDDENGTVASVAQDVRPSPPQPVSNSSPCSTPEQEEAGLNMKDMPASPYPHKDDTEPESQQILDDMQSGPDPIAMVSRDSPNWDSMHGVEVPVLRPSGAGNNQSVEPSVQKPPLGMKVLWSEETGRSDRKPVIDVVAVHGLGGHREDTWKHTSSTNDTESHSWLEDPKPHGPDWGKNTRIMAYGYTTTEKSRIFTLAEDLLNDLSDRRVGKQALVHAHFCRPQFNSIIDSTKAIIFFATPHQGSSRQDWSRYTRDLERVDSKAHVLEELGTWSNELIAKTATFSYIAAGLDITSFYGTKGEQVVAEASARIGLPNERTVSIHADHQEMCQFELEGDNYHRVSQRLKAVLHAIRAQDQETTSWRVLNGTQSGAGRMTLGSVTWNWITDQQAFQQWKGESSGIFIVSGELGYTQEILTQHAPDHLEIEKKTEPSFSAWSSSNQRTEANLIQYLLSLAAAEDEGLVDELDAVAAHQNLAIKGSSTTVIWPLELLRKYLTALLFMDWIKPIHLFIDARNEAAESQIEDMIILFLQLTRSGNKFKCKIFVTCRRPITISPGHDNHIGHVSLDSQIDGVGKSIYEWVLFAKRPLTVAELAEALGGEEDIGPAELHEIFRTSCHGLIDTKDGTVHLHHELPKGCLLRLIRNQFYQGLSPGLEESSHSAIARRCLEYLKSMQDRQVPRNPFWKYAAQYWSDHMNEAPDGLQKLARKIDKDERGRTPLLVAVQKQHEATVRALLEQEYPDINTKDEDGFTPLSTAAKLGNKTICSLLCPRAGVNKKSNGLKPVYIAAQEGHADIARLLLSYTADGPANGIDPTFLHLAAREGSLPAAKLFLQESPGDIEVTDHDGRIPLFLAIQEDRGPVVSLLREKLESGKIDKPGPESKRTLLTLALEQGSPSAVQWLLDWGADINQADGTGEAPLHVAVGGVIDDVELLIDYGASVNQPGLVSKETPLHVAVNRGETALKIVELLLDSQADITARDYNGDTPVHAAASNMSARTVQILLDRNPRVLNARNNLGESPLHRGASKDAVDVVEVLLQKGARIDAKNNSGHAPLHVAAARNSPQVARILIMYGASLELRDRAGRTPLQVASANGNHVLTKILIGVGVNKTAKDHDNLTARDIAEMRKDGATVAEFHRAHTPEESQSDYDWHLQACTQLKAASFFTKWNQEAINRCKEVAETVKIVVEKYRVKPEHIPGLFILTQYTIVLLCDNSKSMGKENRKELLQDTLLGVAEIARKLTKRGVFVRFLNPVHKQWEDPPALSVEDIRTKIRNVGIDLQPGTKLGTRLEELIIRPMHCSPDYEKPIITIIITDGEEDRRHFQAINTDCKTMQPFRKDPSPLQAKILAYKEQPERDRKSVFLISQIGSDDKATEFLKEVEQDDRIKDIVFCSPEKLDQLHDDTERKYGTNLMELFSAAVAKRR from the exons aTGTCAACTGAGTTACCCGCGCACTCCTCAGCCACGgatcaagaagctgaaacGTCGGCCCCCGCGGATGCCGCCAATTCCTCTGATGATATGGAAGAGGCCCAAGGTGAGCATGGGATTCAAGTAGACGAGGCAGGAGGAAGCGACATAGAAGCTGGGAACGGTAAAGCCGACGAGATGGAGTATGATTATATCGAGAAAGTTGACAACGGCATGCAAGACGATGAGAACGGTACTGTGGCCTCAGTTGCTCAAGATGTTagaccttctcctccccagcctGTCTCAAACTCGTCTCCTTGTTCCACGCCTGAACAAGAGGAAGCAGGGCTGAATATGAAGGATATGCCGGCCTCTCCTTATCCACATAAGGACGACACCGAGCCCGAGAGCCAGCAGATCCTTGATGATATGCAATCCGGCCCTGATCCAATTGCCATGGTGTCCAGAGATTCGCCAAACTGGGATTCTATGCATGGAGTAGAAGTCCCCGTTTTACGTCCATCGGGTGCTGGAAACAATCAGAGCGTCGAACCTTCA GTTCAAAAGCCGCCTCTTGGGATGAAGGTCCTCTGGAGCGAGGAGACCGGTCGTTCTGACCGAAAACCTGTGATAGA TGTTGTGGCAGTTCATGGTCTCGGCGGGCACAGAGAGGACACTTGGAAGCACACCTCCAGTACCAACGACACCGAGTCGCACTCTTGGTTAGAAGATCCAAAGCCACACGGCCCAGATTGGGGGAAGAACACAAGAATAATGGCTTATGGTTATACAACCACGGAGAAATCGAGGATCTTCACTCTGGCTGAGGACCTGCTCAATGATCTATCAGACCGAAGAGTAGGAAAACAG GCTCTCGTCCACGCCCATTTCTGCCGGCCGCAATTCAATAGCATTATTGACTCGACTAAGGCGATAATATTCTTTGCAACGCCGCACCAGGGGTCAAGCCGCCAGGACTGGTCAAGGTACACCCGGGACCTGGAGAGAGTTGACTCTAAAGCGCATGTGTTGGAAGAACTGGGCACATGGTCAAATGAACTCATTGCAAAGACAGCAACTTTTAGTTACATTGCTGCTGGTCTTGATATTACTTCATTCTACGGGACCAAGGGTGAACAG GTTGTGGCCGAAGCGTCTGCACGTATCGGCTTACCGAATGAGCGAACAGTCAGTATTCACGCTGACCACCAGGAAATGTGTCAATTTGAGTTGGAGGGCGACAACTATCATCGGGTCTCGCAGCGACTCAAGGCGGTGCTGCACGCCATAAGGGCGCAAGACCAGGAAACTA CATCCTGGAGAGTTTTAAACGGAACCCAATCTGGGGCCGGTCGTATGACCCTTGGAAGTGTAACCTGGAACTGGATCACTGATCAACAAGCCTTTCAGCAGTGGAAAGGTGAGAGCTCAGGGATCTTTATTGTGTCTGGGGAGCTTGGCTATACGCAGGAGATACTCACTCAACACGCCCCGGACCACTTGGAGATTGAGAAGAAGACAGAACCAAGTTTCAGTGCATGGAGCTCGAGCAATCAACGAACTGAGGCGAACCTGATCCAATATTTACTCtctttggcggcggcagaagatgaaggtcttgtcgatgagctggatgcTGTGGCTGCCCATCAAAATCTGGCCATAAAGGGCAGCAGCACCACGGTAATATGGCCGTTGGAGCTTCTTCGGAAGTACCTGACGGCTCTATTGTTTATGGACTGGATAAAACCCATTCATCTGTTTATTGATGCCCGTAATGAGGCTGCAGAAAGCCAAATCGAGGACATGATTATTCTGTTCCTGCAGCTGACAAGATCGGGAAACAAGTTCAAGTGCAAGATATTTGTAACCTGTCGTCGACCCATAACCATATCTCCAGGCCATGATAACCATATTGGACACGTTTCCTTGGATTCGCAAATTGATGGCGTTGGGAAGAGCATCTATGAGTGGGTTTTGTTTGCAAAACGACCTCTCACGGTAGCTGAACTCGCGGAGGCACtgggaggtgaagaagatattGGACCGGCAGAGCTTCATGAAATATTCCGCACGTCTTGCCATGGGCTCATTGACACCAAGGATGGGACtgtccatctccatcatgaACTCCCAAAGGGCTGTCTCCTGAGATTGATCCGCAATCAATTCTACCAAGGCCTTTCACCTGGGTTGGAAGAGTCCTCGCACTCGGCGATTGCACGGAGGTGCCTTGAATATCTTAAGTCGATGCAAGATCGCCAGGTTCCCAGGAACCCGTTTTGGAAGTACGCGGCCCAATACTGGTCAGACCATATGAACGAAGCACCGGATGGCCTGCAGAAGTTGGCCCGGAAAATTGACAAAGACGAGCGAGGCAGAACTCCTCTACTCGTGGCCGTACAGAAGCAGCACGAGGCAACCGTGAGAGCTCTTCTAGAGCAAGAATACCccgacatcaacaccaaagaCGAGGACGGGTTCACTCCTTTATCTACAGCAGCCAAGCTTGGAAACAAGACGATCTGCTCACTCCTCTGTCCGCGTGCGGGCGTGAATAAAAAGTCAAATGGGCTTAAGCCGGTGTATATTGCGGCTCAGGAAGGTCACGCTGATATAGCTAGACTGCTGCTGAGTTATACGGCAGACGGACCAGCAAATGGAATTGATCCCACTTTCCTACATTTGGCGGCGAGGGAAGGAAGCCTGCCTGCGGCGAAGCTGTTTCTTCAAGAATCGCCGGGGGATATTGAGGTTACTGACCATGACGGACGCATCCCGCTCTTCCTGGCAATTCAAGAGGACCGGGGCCCTGTTGTTTCTCTACTGCGTGAGAAGCTAGAATCTGGCAAGATAGACAAGCCAGGCCCTGAAAGCAAACGCACACTCCTAACCCTTGCGCTGGAACAAGGAAGCCCCAGCGCCGTGCAGTGGTTGCTCGATTGGGGAGCAGATATTAATCAAGCAGATGGCACTGGCGAGGCGCCCTTGCATGTAGCTGTCGGTGGTGTGATTGACGATGTCGAGCTGCTGATAGACTACGGTGCTTCAGTGAACCAACCCGGTCTCGTGTCGAAGGAAACACCGCTTCATGTGGCTGTCAACCGTGGGGAAACCGCGCTGAAAATTGTTGAGCTACTGCTGGATAGCCAGGCAGATATTACGGCGAGAGACTACAACGGCGATACACCAGTTCATGCGGCTGCTAGCAACATGAGCGCCCGGACAGTGCAGATTCTTCTGGATCGCAACCCGCGTGTACTCAATGCGAGAAACAACCTCGGCGAGTCTCCTCTCCACCGTGGAGCAAGCAAGGATGCTGTTGATGTGGTCGAAGTACTCCTTCAAAAGGGAGCCCGTATCGACGCAAAAAATAACAGTGGGCATGCCCCGTTGCATGTCGCTGCCGCGAGAAACAGTCCTCAAGTAGCTCGGATTCTTATCATGTACGGAGCAAGTCTCGAGCTCCGAGACCGTGCTGGACGAACCCCTCTGCAGGTAGCATCAGCAAATGGGAACCATGTGCTCACGAAGATCCTGATTGGAGTGGGCGTGAATAAAACAGCAAAGGATCATGATAACTTGACAGCTAGAGATATAGCTGAGATGCGCAAGGATGGCGCCACCGTGGCTGAATTTCATAGGGCTCATACCCCCGAGGAA TCACAAAGTGACTACGACTGGCACTTACAAGCTTGTACTCAGCTCAAAGCGGCATCTTTTTTCACCAAGTGGAACCAAGAAGCAATTAATCGCTGCAAGGAAGTTGCGGAGACAGTCAAGATTGTGGTAGAAAAGTACAGGGTAAAACCAGAACACATTCCAGGACTTTTCATACTTACTCAATACACCATCGTGTTGCTTTGTG ACAACAGCAAGTCAATGGGTAAGGAAAACAGAAAGGAGTTACTCCAAGACACGCTGCTTGGAGTCGCCGAAATTGCACGCAAACTCACCAAGCGAGGTGTGTTTGTTCGATTTCTGAATCCTGTTCACAAGCAGTGGGAGGACCCTCCAGCTCTGTCTGTAGAGGACATCCGGACGAAAATACGGAATGTTGGCATCGATCTCCAGCCCGGCACGAAACTAGGGACAAGACTGGAGGAACTCATCATCAGGCCGATGCACTGCAGCCCCGATTATGAAAAGCCGATCATCACAATCATAATCAcagacggggaagaagaccgtCGACATTTCCAGGCCATCAATACTGATTGTAAGACAATGCAGCCATTCAGAAAGGACCCGTCCCCTCTTCAGGCAAAGATACTGGCATACAAAGAACAACCAGAGCGAGACCGAAAATCGGTATTCTTGATCTCGCAGATTGGTAGCGACGACAAGGCCACCGAATTCCTAAAGGAGGTGGAACAAGACGACAGGATAAAAGATATAGTGTTTTGCTCTCCAGAGAAACTGGACCAGCTGCATGATGACACGGAGAGGAAATACGGTACAAAC TTAATGGAGCTGTTCTCGGCTGCCGTGGCAAAGCGTAGATGA
- a CDS encoding 5'-methylthioadenosine/S-adenosylhomocysteine nucleosidase family protein (COG:F;~EggNog:ENOG410PKNJ;~InterPro:IPR000845,IPR035994;~PFAM:PF01048;~go_function: GO:0003824 - catalytic activity [Evidence IEA];~go_process: GO:0009116 - nucleoside metabolic process [Evidence IEA]), translating to MKINPDVEDYQVAWITALPIELSAATAMLDAEYEGSDDTTLYTLGRVGRHNVVVVCLPAGQVGTSAAATTVTEVRAKFPFLQIGLLVGVGGGVPSTEADIRLGDVVISQPQRNHGGVIQYDSSKIGPGGKHIPTGFVNGPPSVLLTALAKLKSNRLLGRSRLSTYLQSLVSYPAFRRDHAGPDVLFRASYRHNGGATCEDCCRDKEIKRPLREGEDPVIHYGTIASGSHVMRDGETRNALSKEFGGILCFEMEAAGLLNVLPCVAIRGICDYADSHKNKSWQPYAAGNAAACAKELLAYVPAFSSWKSSGRDTPVQDTAARRSLRDSEDISMWTPDGTVSEEQWNDVWTKKHIPNDNDLLPLEESLGLHQIYPSSSTTLAYGFDVVAVHGLGHSHSTWTVDNNFWLRDLLPELPAFQMSRIFTFNYDARSFVRPLALSIRGRTFTFAEALLSDLADRRASTAVCAPEK from the exons ATGAAGATAAACCCCGATGTCGAAGACTACCAAGTGGCTTGGATCACAGCCCTTCCCATCGAACTCAGCGCAGCAACGGCGATGCTAGACGCGGAATATGAAGGCAGCGATGACACAACTCTATACACACTAGGTCGCGTTGGGCGGCACAATGTTGTCGTCGTTTGTCTCCCAGCCGGCCAGGTCGGTACCAGTGCTGCAGCGACCACAGTGACAGAAGTGCGAGCAAAATTCCCGTTCCTACAAATCGGCCTCTTGGTCGGAGTCGGCGGAGGTGTGCCTAGCACTGAGGCGGATATACGCTTGGGCGATGTGGTGATTAGCCAGCCGCAGCGAAACCATGGAGGCGTGATCCAGTATGATTCCAGCAAGATCGGACCCGGTGGGAAACATATACCGACGGGATTCGTGAACGGGCCTCCATCGGTGCTGCTGACGGCTCTCGCGAAGTTGAAATCGAACCGGTTGCTTGGGAGGAGTCGTCTGTCGACTTACTTGCAGTCGCTGGTGTCCTATCCGGCCTTTCGGCGGGATCATGCTGGTCCAGACGTCCTGTTCCGGGCGAGCTATCGCCACAACGGGGGCGCAACCTGTGAAGATTGCTGTAGGGACAAGGAGATTAAACGCCCGTTgcgggagggagaggatccTGTGATCCACTATGGCACCATAGCGTCTGGAAGCCATGTCATGAGAGATGGCGAGACACGCAATGCACTAAGCAAGGAGTTTGGAGGAATCTTGTgctttgagatggaggccgCCGGGCTCTTGAACGTCCTGCCCTGTGTTGCCATTCGAGGCATTTGCGACTACGCGGACTCGCATAAGAATAAATCGTGGCAGCCGTATGCTGCAGGAAATGCCGCTGCTTGCGCAAAGGAACTCCTAGCCTATGTGCCTGCGTTTAGTagctggaagagctctgGCCGGGACACGCCAGTGCAAGATACTGCTGCCAGGCGTAGCTTGAGAGATTCCGAAGACATCTCTATGTGGACGCCAGATGGAACCGTGTCCGAGGAGCAGTGGAACGATGTATGGACAAAGAAGCATATCCCGAATGATAACGATCTTCTACCCCTG GAAGAATCTCTCGGCCTTCATCAAATCTACCCAAGTTCATCTACAACGCTGGCCTACGGGTTTGA TGTTGTGGCGGTTCACGGTCTGGGACATTCTCACTCAACTTGGACAGTGGACAATAATTTCTGGCTCCGAGACCTGCTCCCTGAGTTGCCAGCATTTCAGATGTCCCGCATTTTCACTTTCAACTACGATGCTAGAAGTTTCGTTAGGCCTCTTGCTTTATCCATCCGCGGGAGGACATTCACGTTTGCAGAAGCATTACTGAGTGATCTGGCAGATAGACGTGCTTCTACTGCGGTATGTGCTCCTGAAAAATGA
- a CDS encoding uncharacterized protein (COG:S;~EggNog:ENOG410Q8Q6;~TransMembrane:5 (i77-97o103-128i135-153o173-197i209-231o)), with protein MDNLPRLRNTTARIMPTKDTFLSAKDSISQRLARLLPLHTAAWNVTQRAMSEMVNTSDPEQQAQLIKAWRDSTISQLSQVGIIGAIMIAAVVGSFEWEALSTIATIPITMIRIAWYNSLVLAVGAVTLGMQQSVFLIRVGCTSDCDAIIINLLSFPSLGGSGPRMPRWDQVFIWQAAVGLLEWSIYFWMGGYLVFIWDLTRVSREGQTVADQVVAGCCFGTFGILFFVYLLSISRLWYSVSVHDSRWVP; from the exons ATGGACAATCTACCTCGTTTGAGAAATACCACAGCCCGAATAATGCCGACCAAAGACACATTTCTCAGTGCGAAAGACAGCATTTCCCAGCGTCTGGCCCGCCTGCTCCCTCTGCACACTGCAGCATGGAATGTGACGCAGCGCGCAATGAGCGAGATGGTGAACACCTCCGACCCAGAACAACAAGCGCAGCTTATCAAGGCGTGGCGGGACTCGACGATATCGCAGCTGTCCCAAGTCGGAATCATA GGCGCCATAATGATAGCCGCGGTGGTTGGTTCATTCGAATGGGAGGCATTATCGACGATCGCTACAATTCCCATAACGATGATCCGCATCGCGTGGTACAAcagcctcgtcctcgccgtgGGCGCCGTGACGCTCGGGATGCAGCAGAGCGTGTTTCTTATCCGCGTGGGGTGTACCTCAGACTGCGACGCCATCATCATAAACCTGCTTAGTTTCCCTTCCCTAGGAGGTAGCGGGCCCCGAATGCCGCGATGGGACCAGGTGTTTATCTGGCAGGCTGCCGTGGGATTACTGGAATGGAGCATCTACTTCTGGATGGGCGGGTATCTGGTCTTCATTTGGGACCTTACCCGTGTATCCCGCGAGGGACAGACAGTTGCGGATCAGGTG GTGGCGGGATGTTGCTTTGGAACGTTTGGCATTTTGTTTTTTGTCTATTTGTTGAGTATC